In Pseudomonas putida, a genomic segment contains:
- a CDS encoding aromatic ring-hydroxylating oxygenase subunit alpha, translated as MTELLHPRQFETIKQGYDPDPLRSQSLRADAYVEPEWFRLDQQAIIAKSWQWVCHVEKVREPGSYTTVNIAGMPIAVVRDQDGTLRAFYNVCKHRAHPVLQGEGKTRRIVCPYHSWCYGLNGSLVAAPHVGGLKDFDKEEIHLTPVQVEEFCGFVYVNLDAQAAPLREQSGDLAKEILHWAPDIEKLTFAHRLTYQIKSNWKNVVDNFLECYHCPTAHKDFCTLVDMDTYKVQTHGIYSSHMAEAGKGQNSAYDVSKASVRTHAVWWLWPNTCLMRYPGRSSIIVLNIVPMGPDRTFETYDFFLETPEPDDMECEAIRYLDEVLQVEDISLVENVQRGMQTPAFDQGRIVTDPNGSGKSEHALHHFHGLVLEAYARSVKP; from the coding sequence ATGACTGAGTTGCTGCATCCTCGCCAATTCGAAACGATCAAGCAGGGGTACGACCCGGACCCGCTGCGCTCCCAGTCCCTGCGTGCCGACGCCTATGTCGAACCCGAGTGGTTCCGCCTCGACCAGCAGGCGATCATCGCCAAGTCCTGGCAGTGGGTGTGCCACGTCGAGAAGGTGCGCGAGCCTGGCAGCTACACCACGGTGAACATCGCCGGCATGCCCATCGCGGTGGTGCGTGACCAGGACGGCACGCTGCGCGCCTTCTACAACGTGTGCAAGCACCGCGCCCACCCGGTGTTGCAGGGCGAGGGCAAGACCCGGCGCATCGTCTGCCCCTATCACTCCTGGTGCTATGGCCTCAACGGCAGCCTGGTGGCAGCGCCGCATGTAGGTGGGCTCAAGGACTTCGACAAGGAAGAGATCCACCTCACCCCCGTGCAGGTCGAGGAGTTCTGCGGCTTCGTCTACGTCAATCTCGATGCGCAGGCGGCGCCTTTGCGCGAGCAGTCCGGCGACCTGGCCAAGGAGATCCTGCACTGGGCGCCGGACATCGAGAAGCTCACTTTCGCCCACCGCCTGACCTACCAGATCAAGTCGAACTGGAAGAACGTGGTCGACAACTTCCTCGAGTGCTACCACTGCCCGACGGCGCACAAGGACTTCTGCACCCTGGTCGACATGGACACCTACAAGGTGCAGACCCACGGTATCTACTCGAGCCACATGGCCGAGGCCGGCAAGGGCCAGAACTCGGCCTACGACGTGTCCAAGGCCAGTGTGCGTACCCATGCGGTGTGGTGGCTGTGGCCCAACACCTGCCTGATGCGTTACCCGGGGCGCAGCTCGATCATCGTGCTCAACATCGTGCCCATGGGCCCGGATCGCACCTTCGAGACCTACGATTTCTTCCTCGAGACGCCGGAGCCGGACGACATGGAATGCGAGGCCATCCGCTACCTGGACGAAGTGTTGCAAGTCGAGGACATCTCGCTGGTGGAGAACGTCCAGCGCGGCATGCAGACGCCGGCGTTCGACCAGGGCCGCATCGTCACCGACCCCAACGGCTCGGGCAAATCCGAGCATGCCCTGCATCACTTCCACGGCCTGGTGCTCGAGGCCTATGCGCGGAGTGTGAAGCCATGA
- a CDS encoding GlxA family transcriptional regulator produces the protein MFRFLVIVFPYFNAAATTAFVDPFRAANYLAGESRFHWEFASLQGGGIRASNGMDMFTQSLANLRDEPWDLVLLSCSWSPEQHHSPYLQGLLRTWASRGCMLAALDTGTFLLAEAGLLAGRKATGHYEHIDALIELYPDVTIVEDLYVFDQNRITCCGGAAATDTALQLIRNLHGETLANEAARYVFHQQFRPGSTQQNPEAQQPLGHTIPLVVKQAIKLMETHLEEVISIPEICEQVGISQRQLDRLFRQVAHKTPALYYRDIRLDRARGLVTQTDLALTKVGVASGFPNQSHFSRIYRERFGLTPRRDRQEGRVPFDYRAWPMHQVGKEH, from the coding sequence GTGTTCCGCTTCCTGGTCATCGTCTTCCCGTACTTCAACGCCGCGGCCACCACGGCGTTCGTCGACCCTTTCCGCGCCGCCAACTACCTGGCCGGGGAAAGCCGCTTCCATTGGGAGTTCGCCTCGTTGCAAGGCGGTGGCATCCGCGCCTCCAACGGCATGGACATGTTCACCCAGTCCCTGGCGAACCTGCGCGACGAGCCCTGGGACCTGGTCCTGCTGTCGTGCAGTTGGTCGCCGGAGCAGCATCACAGCCCCTATCTGCAGGGCCTGCTGCGGACCTGGGCGAGCCGAGGCTGCATGCTCGCCGCGCTGGACACCGGAACCTTCCTGCTGGCCGAGGCGGGCTTGCTGGCCGGGCGCAAGGCCACCGGGCACTACGAGCACATCGATGCGCTGATCGAGCTGTACCCCGATGTCACCATCGTCGAGGACCTGTACGTCTTCGACCAGAACCGCATCACCTGCTGCGGCGGCGCGGCCGCCACCGATACCGCCTTGCAACTGATCCGCAACCTGCACGGCGAGACGCTGGCCAACGAGGCGGCGCGCTATGTCTTCCACCAACAGTTCCGCCCCGGTAGCACGCAACAGAACCCTGAGGCCCAGCAGCCCTTGGGCCATACCATCCCACTGGTGGTGAAGCAGGCGATCAAGCTGATGGAAACCCATCTCGAAGAGGTCATCAGCATTCCCGAGATCTGCGAGCAGGTGGGTATTTCCCAGCGCCAGCTGGACCGGCTGTTTCGCCAGGTAGCCCACAAGACACCAGCCCTGTACTACCGCGACATTCGCCTGGACCGCGCCCGGGGGCTGGTCACCCAGACCGACCTGGCGCTGACCAAGGTCGGCGTCGCCTCGGGTTTTCCCAACCAGTCGCACTTCAGTCGCATCTACCGCGAGCGCTTCGGCCTGACGCCGCGCCGGGACCGCCAGGAAGGCCGGGTGCCGTTCGACTACCGGGCCTGGCCGATGCACCAGGTCGGCAAGGAGCATTGA
- a CDS encoding nuclear transport factor 2 family protein, with translation METTSLLQRIDRLESLDAIRQLAGKYALALDMRDMDAMANCFAADVRVGRDKSGRAHLKAWLDETMRKQFHGTSHHLGQHIIEFSDADHATGVVYSKNEHETGPEWVIMQMLYWDDYERIDGRWCFRRRLPCYWYATDLNKPPIGGLKMRWPGREPYAGSFHELFPSWDAFWAQRPDKDALPQIAEPAPLEGFLQALRRGAGDPKIRVR, from the coding sequence ATGGAGACTACATCGCTGCTGCAGCGCATCGATCGCCTGGAGTCTCTGGACGCGATCCGCCAACTGGCCGGCAAGTACGCGCTGGCGCTGGACATGCGCGACATGGACGCCATGGCCAACTGCTTCGCCGCGGACGTGCGGGTCGGCCGCGACAAGTCTGGCCGTGCCCACCTCAAGGCGTGGCTGGACGAGACCATGCGCAAGCAGTTCCATGGCACCTCCCACCATCTGGGCCAGCACATCATCGAGTTCAGCGATGCCGACCACGCCACGGGCGTGGTGTATTCGAAGAACGAGCATGAGACTGGCCCGGAGTGGGTGATCATGCAGATGCTGTACTGGGACGACTACGAGCGTATCGACGGACGCTGGTGCTTCCGCCGGCGCCTGCCGTGCTACTGGTACGCCACCGACCTCAACAAGCCACCGATCGGTGGCTTGAAGATGCGCTGGCCGGGGCGCGAGCCCTACGCCGGGAGTTTCCATGAACTGTTCCCGTCCTGGGACGCGTTCTGGGCCCAGCGGCCAGACAAGGATGCCTTGCCGCAGATCGCCGAGCCGGCGCCGCTGGAAGGGTTCCTGCAGGCCTTGCGGCGTGGCGCGGGGGATCCGAAGATCCGCGTTCGATAG
- a CDS encoding SDR family NAD(P)-dependent oxidoreductase, with protein MSKRLQGKIAFVTGAGSGIGEATALRFAEEGALVVLCGRRREPLEGVREQILARGGCAEVAVADVSDEQGYVAALRACAERHGGLDILVNNAMAYTWGGIDSMTTADWHANFATTVDGTFWGTRTAMQLMKGKGGSIVNIASICGLFGTAWMAGYSAAKAAVINFTRAAASEGAAHNIRCNVIIPGVVDTPATAGMLGDAKARANTEKVIPMRRVGLPQELANAILFLASDEASYVTGASLAVDGGRGSDLYTVLE; from the coding sequence ATGAGCAAACGACTGCAAGGCAAGATCGCCTTCGTGACCGGCGCCGGCTCCGGCATCGGCGAAGCCACCGCGCTGCGCTTCGCCGAGGAGGGCGCCCTGGTGGTGTTGTGCGGGCGGCGCCGCGAGCCGCTGGAAGGCGTGCGTGAGCAGATCCTCGCCCGGGGTGGCTGCGCCGAAGTGGCGGTGGCCGACGTCAGCGACGAGCAGGGCTACGTCGCCGCGCTGCGAGCCTGCGCCGAACGCCACGGTGGCCTGGACATCCTGGTCAACAACGCGATGGCCTACACCTGGGGCGGTATCGACAGCATGACCACTGCCGATTGGCACGCCAACTTCGCCACCACCGTGGACGGCACCTTCTGGGGCACGCGCACGGCCATGCAGCTCATGAAGGGCAAGGGGGGCTCGATCGTCAACATCGCTTCCATCTGTGGCCTGTTCGGGACCGCCTGGATGGCCGGTTACTCCGCCGCCAAGGCTGCGGTGATCAACTTCACCCGCGCGGCAGCCAGCGAAGGCGCAGCGCACAACATCCGCTGCAACGTGATCATCCCCGGTGTGGTCGACACACCAGCGACCGCCGGCATGCTCGGCGACGCCAAGGCCCGGGCCAACACCGAAAAAGTGATCCCCATGCGCCGGGTCGGCCTGCCCCAGGAACTGGCCAACGCCATTCTGTTCCTGGCCAGCGACGAGGCTTCGTACGTGACGGGGGCCAGCCTGGCGGTGGACGGTGGACGAGGGTCGGATTTGTACACGGTGCTGGAGTGA
- a CDS encoding SDR family NAD(P)-dependent oxidoreductase encodes MKLQNKVAFVTGAGQGMGQAIVRRFVAEGAKVVAVDLDQKALAAGLADLGEQVLALGCNVAEAASVADAMGQVEAHFGGLDIVVNNAGVGALDAFLDTPDDSWARVIGVNLGGTFLCCREGARLMLKGKRQGVLINLSSTAALTGEGPSHYCASKAAVMGLTRSIARELAAQGIRVNTLVPGPTNTPMMAGIPDEHMQALLKNVPLGRMCETDEIARVAVFLASDDASFITGQNIAVNGGMAFI; translated from the coding sequence ATGAAACTGCAGAACAAAGTGGCCTTCGTCACCGGCGCGGGGCAAGGCATGGGCCAGGCCATCGTGCGCCGATTCGTCGCCGAAGGGGCCAAGGTGGTCGCCGTCGACCTCGACCAGAAGGCACTCGCTGCCGGCCTCGCCGACCTGGGCGAGCAGGTGCTGGCGCTGGGCTGCAACGTCGCTGAGGCGGCTTCGGTGGCCGATGCCATGGGCCAGGTAGAGGCGCACTTTGGTGGCCTGGACATCGTCGTCAACAACGCTGGCGTCGGCGCGCTCGATGCCTTCCTCGACACGCCCGACGACAGCTGGGCGCGGGTCATCGGGGTCAACCTGGGCGGCACCTTCCTGTGCTGCCGCGAAGGCGCCCGGCTGATGCTCAAGGGCAAGCGCCAGGGCGTGCTGATCAACCTGTCGAGTACCGCCGCGCTGACTGGCGAAGGGCCAAGCCACTATTGCGCCTCCAAGGCCGCGGTGATGGGCCTGACCCGCTCGATCGCTCGTGAGCTTGCGGCCCAGGGCATCCGCGTCAACACCCTGGTGCCGGGCCCGACCAACACGCCGATGATGGCTGGCATCCCCGACGAGCACATGCAGGCACTGCTGAAGAACGTGCCGCTGGGACGTATGTGCGAAACCGATGAAATCGCCCGCGTGGCGGTGTTCCTGGCCAGCGATGATGCCAGCTTCATCACCGGACAGAACATTGCGGTCAACGGCGGCATGGCCTTTATCTGA
- a CDS encoding alpha/beta fold hydrolase codes for MNQPVDLPLPTGHYATLPNGLRLHYLDEGQGPVVLWLHGSGPGASGFSNFKGNYPQLVAAGYRNIVLDLPGFGRSDKPEEVRYELDFFVDCVAALLDQIGIDRCTVLGNSLGGAIALGLALRRPELTERLILLAPGGVEERETYFQMPGILRMVGLFNAGPIGLGEMRSMMSLQLFDDSILPEELLLERVAVAVTQPKNLFSTMRVPNMRARLGEIECPILGFWGSNDNFNPVSGAQYIIDGARQARFIVLNRCGHWVQVEHRELFNRSCLEFLQHG; via the coding sequence ATGAACCAACCCGTCGACCTGCCCCTGCCCACTGGCCACTACGCCACCCTGCCCAACGGCCTGCGCCTGCACTATCTGGACGAGGGCCAGGGCCCGGTGGTGCTGTGGTTGCATGGCAGCGGGCCGGGTGCCAGCGGATTCAGCAATTTCAAGGGCAACTACCCGCAGCTGGTCGCGGCTGGCTATCGCAACATCGTGCTCGACCTGCCCGGTTTCGGGCGTTCGGACAAACCCGAGGAGGTTCGTTACGAGCTGGATTTCTTCGTCGATTGCGTCGCGGCACTGCTCGACCAGATCGGCATCGACCGCTGCACCGTGCTCGGCAACTCCCTGGGCGGTGCCATTGCGCTGGGCCTGGCGTTGCGTCGGCCTGAGCTGACGGAGCGGCTGATACTGCTGGCACCGGGTGGTGTCGAGGAGCGTGAAACCTACTTCCAGATGCCAGGCATCCTGCGCATGGTCGGGCTGTTCAATGCCGGCCCCATTGGTCTTGGTGAAATGCGCAGCATGATGAGCCTGCAACTGTTCGACGACTCGATCCTGCCCGAGGAGTTGCTGCTGGAGCGAGTGGCCGTGGCGGTGACGCAGCCGAAGAACCTGTTCAGCACCATGCGGGTGCCGAACATGCGTGCGCGGCTGGGTGAAATCGAATGCCCGATCCTCGGTTTCTGGGGCAGCAACGACAACTTCAATCCGGTCAGTGGCGCGCAGTACATCATCGATGGGGCGCGCCAGGCACGCTTCATCGTGCTCAATCGCTGCGGGCACTGGGTGCAGGTGGAGCATCGCGAGCTGTTCAACCGCAGTTGCCTGGAGTTTCTGCAGCACGGGTGA
- a CDS encoding NADH:flavin oxidoreductase → MNQTPERSPFNPVRIGPLTLKNRFVKAATNEGMSAQGVPSRQLAKLHADLASGGVALTTVAYCAVSRDGRTLPNQLILERDSLPHFKALTDAVHRAGGLASAQITHGGCFTFIRERSTPRPLSASGGFNKIGMMSGMFLKQAMNEADMQQVVRDFAQAARLAREAGFDAVEIHMGHGYLLSQFISPLYNKRRDQYGGSLENRLRFARRVLRAVLDAVGQDLAVVCKYSITEGVRAGNSAEDGAQIARMLEQEGAHLLVLRAGMNAESITTMFGSSFPKENRVQQKNPLIALAMALQRRMDPVVEFRELYLLEHARKVRAAVKMPLAYLGGAKSLASIEQVMAEGFDLVAMGRVLIAEPDYVNKLASGASRNSICTACNRCVAMMYTPGGTSCVLGQPGDAQLNSQPAAG, encoded by the coding sequence ATGAACCAGACTCCAGAACGATCGCCCTTCAATCCTGTCAGGATCGGCCCGCTGACCCTGAAGAACCGCTTCGTCAAGGCGGCCACCAACGAGGGCATGAGCGCCCAGGGCGTGCCCTCCCGGCAACTGGCCAAGCTGCACGCGGACCTGGCCAGCGGCGGTGTGGCATTGACCACCGTGGCCTACTGCGCGGTCAGCCGCGACGGCCGTACGTTGCCCAACCAGTTGATCCTGGAACGCGATAGCCTGCCGCACTTCAAGGCCCTCACCGATGCCGTGCATCGGGCAGGCGGGCTGGCCAGCGCGCAGATCACCCACGGCGGTTGTTTCACCTTCATTCGCGAGCGCTCCACGCCACGGCCGCTGTCGGCCAGTGGCGGTTTCAACAAGATCGGCATGATGAGCGGCATGTTCCTCAAGCAGGCCATGAACGAGGCCGACATGCAGCAGGTGGTGCGCGATTTCGCCCAGGCCGCGCGGCTGGCCCGTGAGGCCGGTTTTGACGCGGTGGAAATCCACATGGGGCATGGCTACTTGCTCAGCCAATTCATCTCGCCGTTGTACAACAAGCGCCGCGACCAGTATGGCGGCAGCCTGGAGAACCGCCTGCGCTTTGCGCGCCGGGTGCTGCGCGCGGTGCTCGATGCGGTCGGTCAGGACCTCGCCGTGGTGTGCAAGTACAGCATCACCGAGGGCGTGCGCGCCGGTAACAGCGCCGAGGACGGTGCGCAGATCGCCCGTATGCTGGAGCAGGAGGGCGCGCACCTGCTGGTACTCAGGGCGGGGATGAACGCAGAGTCGATCACCACCATGTTCGGTTCCTCGTTCCCCAAGGAGAACCGCGTACAGCAGAAAAACCCGCTGATCGCCCTGGCGATGGCGCTGCAGCGGCGCATGGATCCGGTGGTGGAGTTTCGCGAGTTGTACCTGCTCGAGCATGCACGCAAGGTACGGGCGGCGGTGAAGATGCCGCTGGCTTATTTGGGCGGAGCCAAGAGCCTGGCGAGCATCGAGCAGGTGATGGCCGAGGGTTTCGACCTGGTGGCGATGGGGCGGGTGTTGATTGCCGAACCCGACTATGTGAACAAGCTGGCCAGTGGTGCGAGCCGCAATTCGATCTGCACGGCGTGCAATCGCTGTGTGGCGATGATGTATACCCCTGGGGGGACCTCGTGCGTGCTGGGGCAGCCGGGGGATGCGCAGCTTAACAGCCAGCCGGCTGCGGGCTGA
- a CDS encoding DUF1302 domain-containing protein: MSTSNTGLARRRCLAMALGLASGGAAAGPTLELGEDTTLESSLTVNYTASMRTAKQANQYLNDINNDDGTRNFKRGSLITNRLSLFGELRLRHDNVGAVLRGSHFYDDVYHERNANDSPQTVNKVGRPDGFVEDTRRLSGSKARLLDAYVYGNYELGETQYLSVKAGRHLVAWGESLFWANISQGQAPVDATKFNVPGTEAKDAYLPVGQVSASWSLNEDLALVGFYQYQWEKTQLNPVGDYFGSDYFGPGAEFFRLSAGVIDSLPDKTFTGANYAGEVKPRDSGQWGMGVRYRITENTEVGLFHYRYHERVGSLFFDFTGQTHYSSNSRISQRANAGAAPAYRLGYFEDVELTGVSFSSKVGDSVQYAGDLSYRDGASVYLNNGAPTTGQIWQGNLNASYILGPSWLAQQTTFMGEVVHQSIEGVDTLVISGGGAGVDGSFDDFQSATQTRGSTLLGVGAYMDYPSIADGLDLTTRVVWQQNVDGSAYQGLGRDEKRLTVGGDFKYLGNFQVGLTYVAYLSSPDIAQGRLLADRDYLSFNAKYTF; this comes from the coding sequence ATGTCGACGTCGAACACGGGCCTGGCCCGGCGCCGCTGTCTGGCCATGGCCCTTGGCCTGGCCAGTGGCGGTGCCGCCGCCGGGCCGACCTTGGAGCTCGGTGAGGACACCACCCTGGAGTCATCGCTGACGGTCAACTACACCGCGTCCATGCGGACTGCCAAGCAGGCCAACCAGTACCTCAACGACATCAACAACGACGACGGTACCCGCAACTTCAAGCGCGGGTCGCTGATCACCAACCGGCTGAGCCTGTTCGGCGAGCTGCGCCTGCGCCATGACAACGTCGGGGCGGTACTGCGTGGCAGCCACTTCTACGACGACGTCTACCACGAGCGCAATGCCAACGATTCGCCGCAGACGGTGAACAAGGTCGGTCGCCCCGATGGCTTCGTCGAGGACACCCGGCGCCTGAGCGGCAGCAAGGCGCGCCTGCTCGATGCCTACGTGTATGGCAACTACGAGCTGGGCGAAACCCAATACCTGTCGGTAAAGGCCGGTCGCCACCTGGTGGCCTGGGGCGAGAGCCTGTTCTGGGCCAACATCAGCCAGGGCCAGGCGCCCGTCGACGCGACCAAGTTCAACGTGCCCGGCACCGAGGCCAAGGACGCCTACCTGCCGGTGGGGCAGGTGTCGGCGTCCTGGTCGCTGAACGAAGACCTGGCGCTGGTTGGTTTCTACCAGTACCAGTGGGAGAAAACCCAGCTCAACCCAGTGGGCGACTACTTTGGCAGCGACTACTTCGGCCCGGGCGCGGAGTTCTTCCGGCTCAGTGCCGGGGTGATCGACAGCTTGCCGGACAAGACCTTCACCGGTGCCAACTATGCCGGCGAGGTCAAGCCACGCGACAGCGGCCAATGGGGCATGGGCGTGCGTTATCGGATTACCGAGAACACCGAGGTGGGGCTGTTCCACTACCGCTATCACGAGCGGGTCGGCTCGCTGTTCTTCGACTTCACCGGGCAAACCCACTACTCGTCGAACTCGCGCATCAGCCAGCGCGCAAATGCCGGCGCGGCGCCTGCCTACCGACTGGGCTATTTCGAAGATGTCGAGCTGACGGGCGTGAGCTTCAGCTCCAAGGTGGGCGATTCGGTGCAGTACGCCGGCGACCTCAGCTACCGCGATGGCGCATCGGTGTACCTGAACAATGGCGCGCCGACCACCGGGCAGATCTGGCAGGGCAACCTCAACGCCTCGTACATCCTCGGGCCGAGCTGGCTGGCGCAGCAGACCACGTTCATGGGCGAGGTGGTGCACCAATCCATCGAGGGCGTCGACACCCTGGTCATCAGCGGTGGCGGCGCTGGCGTGGATGGCAGCTTCGACGACTTCCAGTCGGCGACCCAGACCCGTGGCTCGACCTTGCTGGGCGTTGGCGCCTACATGGACTACCCGTCCATCGCCGACGGCCTGGACCTGACCACCCGGGTGGTCTGGCAGCAGAACGTCGACGGCAGCGCCTACCAGGGCCTGGGCCGCGACGAGAAGCGCCTGACCGTCGGCGGCGATTTCAAGTACCTGGGCAATTTCCAGGTCGGCCTGACCTACGTCGCCTACCTGAGCTCGCCGGACATCGCCCAGGGCCGCCTGCTGGCGGACCGCGACTACCTGTCGTTCAACGCCAAGTACACCTTCTGA